In Mobula hypostoma chromosome 13, sMobHyp1.1, whole genome shotgun sequence, the following are encoded in one genomic region:
- the LOC134355719 gene encoding UDP-glucuronosyltransferase 2A1-like isoform X2: MEGSGWKSRALVPFVFGIIISLHCPITQSANILVVPVDGSHWINMRILLEELKPRGHNFTVLYLEKSWYITERPELYQYIAVPMKNIEMVDVVGISLQRALQLAQDGWSFRDNIEFQLENVRFMQNCHKVIHWFISEIFQNKTLLNQLEKTNFDLVLTDPFFATGSMLAYYLKLPLVYNVRCLDFDEAHFLFAPSPPSYVPISSSHLTDKMSFLQRTQNFILSLIHLSILELTIYRSYNELCHRYLGPDTDIKTILLRADVWLIRVDFVFGFPRPTMPNIVYIGGFQCKPAQPLAADFEEIVENTGKHGIIVMSLGSAFISLPMQIAMEIAEAFAQVPQKVIWRYDGEIPPNIGNNTLLTKWIPQNDLLGHPNTRVFISHGGTNGIYEAIYHRVPVIGMPLILDQHDNFIRLESRGAAKVLNVATMHSTDLLQALNEVINGTFYRDNMKKLSALHRDQPESPMKRAIFWIEYVARHKGAGHLRSESYQLPWYTYYCVDVIVFLLSMFLMVTVLVAVTLKKLCHIAWKKIKQKAD; the protein is encoded by the coding sequence ATGGAAGGTTCTGGATGGAAAAGCCGAGCACTTGTCCCATTTGTCTTTGGTATTATCATCAGTTTGCATTGTCCCATCACTCAGTCAGCTAATATATTAGTTGTACCTGTTGATGGAAGTCATTGGATCAATATGAGAATTCTCTTGGAGGAACTGAAACCTCGTGGACACAACTTCACAGTACTTTATCTTGAGAAAAGTTGGTACATCACAGAAAGACCCGAGCTATATCAATATATTGCAGTTCCAATGAAAAACATTGAAATGGTAGATGTAGTTGGAATAAGTCTTCAAAGAGCACTGCAGCTTGCACAGGATGGGTGGAGCTTCAGAGACAATATTGAGTTCCAATTAGAAAATGTACGTTTTATGCAGAACTGTCATAAGGTGATTCATTGGTTTATTAGTgaaatttttcaaaacaaaacattGCTTAACCAACTTGAAAAGACAAACTTTGACCTGGTGCTTACAGACCCTTTTTTTGCTACTGGATCAATGCTTGCTTATTATTTAAAACTTCCCTTGGTGTATAATGTTCGATGCTTAGACTTTGATGAGGCTCACTTTCTTTTTGCCCCATCCCCCCCTTCTTATGTCCCAATCTCTAGCTCACACCTGACTGACAAAATGTCCTTTCTTCAAAGAACACAAAACTTCATCCTAAGTCTAATCCACCTATCCATTTTAGAGCTTACCATTTATCGCAGCTACAATGAGCTCTGTCATCGATATTTGGGACCAGACACAGATATCAAGACAATTCTGCTGAGGGCTGATGTGTGGCTGATAAGAGTCGATTTTGTATTTGGATTCCCAAGACCCACCATGCCAAATATTGTGTACATTGGAGGCTTCCAGTGTAAACCAGCCCAACCACTAGCAGCAGACTTTGAAGAGATTGTTGAAAACACAGGGAAGCATGGAATTATTGTGATGTCGTTGGGATCCGCTTTTATTTCTTTGCCAATGCAGATTGCAATGGAAATAGCTGAGGCATTCGCTCAAGTACCCCAGAAGGTTATTTGGAGATATGATGGGGAAATCCCTCCCAATATAGGTAATAATACACTACTGACAAAATGGATCCCTCAGAACGACCTTCTGGGACACCCCAACACACGAGTCTTCATTTCTCATGGTGGTACCAATGGCATTTACGAGGCCATCTACCACAGGGTACCAGTGATTGGTATGCCTCTAATTTTAGACCAGCATGACAATTTTATTCGACTTGAATCCCGAGGTGCAGCAAAGGTGCTTAATGTTGCAACCATGCATTCAACAGATCTATTGCAGGCACTTAATGAGGTGATAAATGGCACATTCTACCGGGACAACATGAAGAAACTCTCTGCTCTCCACCGGGATCAACCAGAGTCGCCAATGAAGCGAGCCATTTTCTGGATTGAGTATGTTGCCCGACACAAAGGAGCAGGGCATTTACGCTCTGAATCCTACCAGCTGCCCTGGTACACTTACTATTGTGTGGATGTGATAGTTTTTCTGTTGTCCATGTTCCTCATGGTCACAGTGTTGGTGGCTGTAACACTGAAGAAACTTTGTCACATTGCATGGAAGAAAATAAAGCAAAAGGCTGATTAA
- the LOC134355719 gene encoding UDP-glucuronosyltransferase 2A1-like isoform X1 produces MGIKKGPTAAMEPRIQVLDIPLNMEGSGWKSRALVPFVFGIIISLHCPITQSANILVVPVDGSHWINMRILLEELKPRGHNFTVLYLEKSWYITERPELYQYIAVPMKNIEMVDVVGISLQRALQLAQDGWSFRDNIEFQLENVRFMQNCHKVIHWFISEIFQNKTLLNQLEKTNFDLVLTDPFFATGSMLAYYLKLPLVYNVRCLDFDEAHFLFAPSPPSYVPISSSHLTDKMSFLQRTQNFILSLIHLSILELTIYRSYNELCHRYLGPDTDIKTILLRADVWLIRVDFVFGFPRPTMPNIVYIGGFQCKPAQPLAADFEEIVENTGKHGIIVMSLGSAFISLPMQIAMEIAEAFAQVPQKVIWRYDGEIPPNIGNNTLLTKWIPQNDLLGHPNTRVFISHGGTNGIYEAIYHRVPVIGMPLILDQHDNFIRLESRGAAKVLNVATMHSTDLLQALNEVINGTFYRDNMKKLSALHRDQPESPMKRAIFWIEYVARHKGAGHLRSESYQLPWYTYYCVDVIVFLLSMFLMVTVLVAVTLKKLCHIAWKKIKQKAD; encoded by the coding sequence GTTTTGGATATTCCTCTTAATATGGAAGGTTCTGGATGGAAAAGCCGAGCACTTGTCCCATTTGTCTTTGGTATTATCATCAGTTTGCATTGTCCCATCACTCAGTCAGCTAATATATTAGTTGTACCTGTTGATGGAAGTCATTGGATCAATATGAGAATTCTCTTGGAGGAACTGAAACCTCGTGGACACAACTTCACAGTACTTTATCTTGAGAAAAGTTGGTACATCACAGAAAGACCCGAGCTATATCAATATATTGCAGTTCCAATGAAAAACATTGAAATGGTAGATGTAGTTGGAATAAGTCTTCAAAGAGCACTGCAGCTTGCACAGGATGGGTGGAGCTTCAGAGACAATATTGAGTTCCAATTAGAAAATGTACGTTTTATGCAGAACTGTCATAAGGTGATTCATTGGTTTATTAGTgaaatttttcaaaacaaaacattGCTTAACCAACTTGAAAAGACAAACTTTGACCTGGTGCTTACAGACCCTTTTTTTGCTACTGGATCAATGCTTGCTTATTATTTAAAACTTCCCTTGGTGTATAATGTTCGATGCTTAGACTTTGATGAGGCTCACTTTCTTTTTGCCCCATCCCCCCCTTCTTATGTCCCAATCTCTAGCTCACACCTGACTGACAAAATGTCCTTTCTTCAAAGAACACAAAACTTCATCCTAAGTCTAATCCACCTATCCATTTTAGAGCTTACCATTTATCGCAGCTACAATGAGCTCTGTCATCGATATTTGGGACCAGACACAGATATCAAGACAATTCTGCTGAGGGCTGATGTGTGGCTGATAAGAGTCGATTTTGTATTTGGATTCCCAAGACCCACCATGCCAAATATTGTGTACATTGGAGGCTTCCAGTGTAAACCAGCCCAACCACTAGCAGCAGACTTTGAAGAGATTGTTGAAAACACAGGGAAGCATGGAATTATTGTGATGTCGTTGGGATCCGCTTTTATTTCTTTGCCAATGCAGATTGCAATGGAAATAGCTGAGGCATTCGCTCAAGTACCCCAGAAGGTTATTTGGAGATATGATGGGGAAATCCCTCCCAATATAGGTAATAATACACTACTGACAAAATGGATCCCTCAGAACGACCTTCTGGGACACCCCAACACACGAGTCTTCATTTCTCATGGTGGTACCAATGGCATTTACGAGGCCATCTACCACAGGGTACCAGTGATTGGTATGCCTCTAATTTTAGACCAGCATGACAATTTTATTCGACTTGAATCCCGAGGTGCAGCAAAGGTGCTTAATGTTGCAACCATGCATTCAACAGATCTATTGCAGGCACTTAATGAGGTGATAAATGGCACATTCTACCGGGACAACATGAAGAAACTCTCTGCTCTCCACCGGGATCAACCAGAGTCGCCAATGAAGCGAGCCATTTTCTGGATTGAGTATGTTGCCCGACACAAAGGAGCAGGGCATTTACGCTCTGAATCCTACCAGCTGCCCTGGTACACTTACTATTGTGTGGATGTGATAGTTTTTCTGTTGTCCATGTTCCTCATGGTCACAGTGTTGGTGGCTGTAACACTGAAGAAACTTTGTCACATTGCATGGAAGAAAATAAAGCAAAAGGCTGATTAA